The following nucleotide sequence is from Mycobacterium sp. 3519A.
ATGAACCACGTCATGTTCGGTGGGCTGACGCACGAACCGGCCGCCCGGCTGGCCGAGCTGCTGGTGCAGATCACGCCTGACGGGCTCGACACGGTGTTCTTCAGCGACTCCGGTTCGGTGTCGGTGGAAGTCGCGGTCAAGATGGCGCTGCAGTACTGGCGCAGCATCGGACGTGGCGACAGGCATCGGCTGATGACGTGGCGCGGTGGCTACCACGGCGACACGTTCACACCGATGAGCGTGTGCGACCCGGACGGCGGCATGCACCAGTTGTGGACCGACGTCCTGGCCCGCCAGGAGTTCGCACCCCAGGTGCCCACCGACTACGACGACGGCTACGTCGCGGCGTTCGAGAAGCAGTTGGCCGAACACGCCGACGAACTCGCCGCGGTGATCGTCGAACCCGTCGTGCAGGGCGCGGGCGGGATGCGGTTTCACGACCCCCGGTATCTGGTCGATCTGCGCGCGATCTGCGACCGCCACGGTGTGCTGCTGATCTTCGACGAGATCGCCACCGGCTTCGGCCGCACGGGTGAGCTGTTCGCGGCCGATCACGCGGGGGTGCGCCCCGACATCATGTGTGTCGGCAAGGCGATCACCGGCGGTTACATCACGCTGGCCGCGACGCTGTGCACCCGCGACATCGCGGACACGATCAGCACGCATGAGCCCGGTGCGCTGATGCACGGTCCGACGTTCATGGCCAACGCGCTGGCGTGCGCTGTCGGTGTGGCCGCGGTCGAGCTGCTGGTCGAACAGGATTGGCGGGCAAGGGTTTCCACGATCGAGGCAGGGTTGCGGCAGGGGCTGGCCGGCGCGGCGGACCTGCCTGGGGTCGCCGATGTGCGGGTGCTCGGGGCGATCGGGGTGCTGGAGATGACCAAACCGGTCGACCTGCGCATCGCGACACCCGCGGCGCTGCGGCACGGCGTCTGGCTGCGCCCGTTCCGCAATCTGATCTACGTGATGCCGCCCTACATCTGCACCGATGCCGAGATCGCGCAGATCACCTCGGCGATGTTGGGCGTCGCCGATGCGCTAACCTGAACACCGTTCAATTGTCGGCTCAGCCGACGCGTTCAATTGTCGGCTCAGCCGACGCGTTCAATTGTCGGCTCGGCCGACGCGTGCAAGTCCGTCCGGAGGTGACCAGGTGACGCGTGTCGGTCTTTCCCCGCTGGCCTGGCTCGACGACGTCGAGCAGCAGCGCCGCGCGGCCGGGCTTCGTCGCTCCCTGCGCACGCGTCCGCCGGTCGGCGCCGACCTCGACCTGGCCTCCAACGACTACCTCGGGCTGTCGCAACACCCCGCCGTGATCGACGGCGGCGTCGACGCGCTGCGCACCTGGGGCGCCGGTTCGACCGGGTCGCGACTGGTCACCGGCAACACCGAACTGCACGAAGGCTTCGAGGCCGCGCTCGCGGAGTTCGTCGCCGCGGAATCGGCACTCGTGTTCTCGTCGGGCTACACCGCCAACCTCGGGGCGGTCGTGTCGCTGTCCGGGGCGGGGTCGCTGTTGGTGTCGGATGCGCTGACCCACGCGTCGCTGGTGGACGCCTGCCGGTTGTCGCGGGCCCGCGTCGTGGTGACGCCGCATCGGGACCTCGCCGCTGTGGAGGCGGCACTGGCCGCCAGGGATGAAGAGCGCGCCGTCGTGGTGACGGACTCGGTGTTCTCCGCCGACGGTGTGCTGGCACCGCTGCGCGCCCTGCACGACGTGTGCCGCAGGCACGGCGCACTGTTGATCGTCGACGAGGCGCATGGCCTCGGCGTGCGCGGCAGCGGAGGGCGGGGCCTGCTGCACGAGGTCGGCCTCGCCGGTGCGCCCGACGTGGTGATGACGACGACGCTGTCCAAAGCGTTGGGCAGCCAGGGTGGCGTGGTGCTCGGGCCCGCCGCGGTGCGGGCGCATCTGATCGACGCGGCGCGACCCTTCATCTTCGACACCGGCTTGGCGCCCGCCGCGGTCGGCGCCGCGTGGGCCGCGCTTCGCGTGCTGATCGACGAGCCATGGCGAGCCACGGCGGTGCTCGATCACGCGGCCGCGCTCGCCGAGATGTGTGGGGTGGCCGAGCGTCCGGATTCGGCGGTGGTGTCGGTGATCCTCGGCGAACCCGAGGTGGCCTTGGCGGCCGCCGCGGCCTGCCTGGAGCGCGGGGTGCGGGTCGGCTGCTTCCGCCCGCCGACCGTCCCCGCTGGGACATCACGGCTGCGGCTGACGGCGCGGGCGTCGCTGTCCGACGACGAAATGGCTTTGGCGCGCGAGGTTCTCACCGAAGTACTCGCAGATCTGCCGTGAGCACGCTTGTCGTCACGGGCACCGACACCGGGGTGGGCAAGACGGTGGCCACCGCCGCGCTCGCATGTGCGGCCCGACAGGCCGGTGTCGACGTCGCCGTGTGCAAACCCGTGCAGACCGGTAGCCCCCGAGACGACGACCTCGCCGACGTCGCCCGACTTGCGGGCGTGACTGCGCTTTACGGCACGTGGCGGTATCCCGAACCGCTGGCACCGGCCGCTGCCGCCGAGCGGGCGGGTATGGCACTGCCCACCCGCGACGAGCTGGTCCGGTCGGTGACCGCGGTCGATGCAAAGCTGACGTTGGTCGAGGGCGCGGGCGGTCTGCTGGTCGAACTCGGCCAGGGCGGGGTGACGTTGCGCGACATCGCACGCGACCTGGCCGCCCAGGTGCTGGTCGTCGTCTCACCCGGCCTCGGCACGCTCAACCACACCGCGCTCACGCTGGAAGCGCTTGCCGCGCAGCACATTCCATGCGCCGGCCTGGTGATCGGGGCGTGGCCGCGCGAACCTGGCGTCGCCGAGACAGGCAACCGTGACGCGCTGGAACGGATGGCTGCAGTGCGCGCGGTGCTGCCTGCGGGTGTCGGAGCCTCGAGCGCCAGCGACTTCGAATCGATGAGCGCCGCCGCCTTCGACACCCAGTGGGTCACGAGCCTGGCGGGCTGATGGTCCACTCCGTCGAGGTGGTCTTCGATCCGGACACCGAAGAGGCCGTCCGGCACATCTGGGACGGGCTGCGGGAGGCGGGAATTCCCAGCCAGGCTCCCGCGAGCAGGCCGCATTCGACGTTGACCGTCGCCGAGCACATCGACAGCGACGTCGACGCGGTGCTGCAGTCGCTGACGACGCGGTTTCCCCTCCCGTGCCGGATCGGCGCGCCGTTGTTGTTCGGCCGGTCCCAGTTCATCCTGACCCGGCTGCTGGTACCGACGGCGGCGCTGCTGGACCTGCATGCCGAAGTCTGCCTGCGCTGTCTGCCGTTTCAGCGCCCCGAGCCGATGGCAAACTCGCTGCCAGGGCAATGGACCGCACACGTGACGATGGCCCGCCGACTGCACGCCAGCCAGCTGGGGCGCGCGCTGCGGATAGCCGGTCGACCGTCGGAGATCGTCGGTCAGGTGATCGGCATTCGTCGCTGGGACGGCAACGCCAAACGCGAATACCGGATCAGTTGACTTCTGCGGCAACCTTTTTGGGTACGCACATCCGCCATGCATCGACGACGAGTTCGCGTACCTCGTCGAGGTCGATGGCGTCGAGTCGGACGGCGATCCAGTTGTACCGCATATCCGATGGACGCGGCAGCATGAACTTGTCGGGCTCGGCGGCCGCCATCGCCGCCCGTTCTTCCTTGGGGAAGCCGACGCCCATCACCGTCTCATCGCGCGAAAACGCGACGAAAACGATCCGCCCCACCCGGAACTTGATCCGGTCGCGCACCACCACCTCGTAGGCCCGGGGCAATCCCGCGGCGATGCGCCGCACGTCGTCGACGGTGATCACATTTCGAGACGCTAGCCCAGCCATCCGACAACATCCGGGCTGACTGGGAAATTGGTTGCGCTGACAACCTCAGCAAAACCTGAGATTCTTCTGTACGTGTCGGGGATTATTAGCCGACCTGATGAAGAACGGGCAGTTGACGACTTCTTGGGTTTGGCGAGTAAAAGCCCGGCGGCGTTGCTGGTCGAGGGTGCAGCCGGGATAGGCAAGACCACGTTGTGCCTGCACGCTCTCGATGCGGCGCGCGGGCGTTCGATGCAGGTGCTCACCACCCGACCCGCGCAGGCCGAATCCGTCGTCGCGTACAGCGCGTTGGCCGACCTGCTCGGGGGAACCGAGGCACGGTTACTCGAGCATCTGCCGCAACCCCAGATGAAAGCCGTCGACCAGGTGCTCCTGCGAGCCGACGAAACCGACGGAGTCACCGAACCCCGCGCGGTCGCGGCGGCCTTCCTGGCCCTCGTCGAAGCGCTCGCCGCGGAGACCCCGGTGCTCGTCGCCATCGACGACGTGCAGTGGCTGGACCCTTCGTCGCTTTTTGCAGTGAGTTTCGCTGCGCGGCGGTTCATCGGCAGGGTCGGCGTGCTGGCCACTCGTCGCACCGAGCCCGGTACGCGGGCGGCGACGGAACTGCTTCAGGTCAGGGACCCGACGGCGATGCGGCAGATCGCATTGTCTCCGTTCTCGATCGGTGAGTTGTCAGACCTGCTCACCGGTCGCCTGGGCAGGCACTTCACCCGCTCAGAGGTCAGGCGGATACACGAAATCTCGGGCGGCAACCCCTTCTACGCGCTCGAGTTGGGCCGTGTTTTTCACGGTGCGACATCCAGCGGAGAGGTATCGCTTCCTGATTCGCTTTCGGACGTGGTCGAGGCGCGCATCCACGGGCTGAATCCGGACACTCGGCACATTCTGCTGGCGGCCGCATGTCTGTCCGCACCCTCGACCGAGGTCATCGCGAAGGCGATGGGGACCTCGACGGAACGCGTCGCGAAACTGCTCGAACCGGCTGAGGCGGACGGGATCGTTCGCCTCAACGGAGGTAGCCTGACTTTTTCTCATCCACTGCTGGCGCACGGCGTCTACGCCGGCTTCGCGCCGTCCGAACGCCGGGCGATGCACCGCGCCATCGCCGACGTGGTGGAGCAGCCGGAGCTGCGTGCGCGCCACCTCGCCCGCGGGGCGACGAGCGCCGACGCGACGACGCTCGCGGCTCTCGACGAGGCCGCCCAGATGGCGCGGAACCGCGGCGCACCTTCGGCCGCCGCGGAGCTGCTCGACCTCGCGATCGCGCTCGGTGGCGACGACCCCGATCGGCAAATACGCTCTGCGACACATCACTTCGAAAGTGGGGCTGCGGAGGCAGCGCGGTCGCTGCTCAACGTTGCGATCAAGCGGCTCAAACCGGGCCGGACCCGTGCCGCCGCGGCCAGCCTGCTCGCCACCATTGTCATGTATGCCGACGGATTCGGTTCGGCGGCAAGCCTTTTGGAAGGCTTCCTGCCGGAAGCCGCTGACGACGCGGGGTTGTCGGTTCAGATGCTGATGGCACTCGCATACGTGCTGATCAACATCGGGCGCAAGCGAGACTCGGCAAACCGCATCGACGAAGCCGTCCAGCGCGCAGAGGCGCTCGGTCAGCCCACGTTGCTGAGTCGCGCCCTCGGCCTGCAGGTCGTGTTGCGGTTCATGTGCGGCGCAGGGGTAGACGAGGCGAAGCTGCAGCGCGCGTTGGCGCTGGAGGACGACAAATCACCGGCGCAGGTCGCGTTTCAGCCCAGAGTGCA
It contains:
- a CDS encoding 2'-5' RNA ligase family protein — its product is MVHSVEVVFDPDTEEAVRHIWDGLREAGIPSQAPASRPHSTLTVAEHIDSDVDAVLQSLTTRFPLPCRIGAPLLFGRSQFILTRLLVPTAALLDLHAEVCLRCLPFQRPEPMANSLPGQWTAHVTMARRLHASQLGRALRIAGRPSEIVGQVIGIRRWDGNAKREYRIS
- a CDS encoding LuxR family transcriptional regulator, coding for MSGIISRPDEERAVDDFLGLASKSPAALLVEGAAGIGKTTLCLHALDAARGRSMQVLTTRPAQAESVVAYSALADLLGGTEARLLEHLPQPQMKAVDQVLLRADETDGVTEPRAVAAAFLALVEALAAETPVLVAIDDVQWLDPSSLFAVSFAARRFIGRVGVLATRRTEPGTRAATELLQVRDPTAMRQIALSPFSIGELSDLLTGRLGRHFTRSEVRRIHEISGGNPFYALELGRVFHGATSSGEVSLPDSLSDVVEARIHGLNPDTRHILLAAACLSAPSTEVIAKAMGTSTERVAKLLEPAEADGIVRLNGGSLTFSHPLLAHGVYAGFAPSERRAMHRAIADVVEQPELRARHLARGATSADATTLAALDEAAQMARNRGAPSAAAELLDLAIALGGDDPDRQIRSATHHFESGAAEAARSLLNVAIKRLKPGRTRAAAASLLATIVMYADGFGSAASLLEGFLPEAADDAGLSVQMLMALAYVLINIGRKRDSANRIDEAVQRAEALGQPTLLSRALGLQVVLRFMCGAGVDEAKLQRALALEDDKSPAQVAFQPRVQNAILRAWIGELAVARRELRSIHQQRIENGEESESIFISYHRAMVEIWSGEFDEARRIADDAMDRAAHLDGDVHLFSAIAIRSSLAAFAGEVEAARSDARVALDASDRSEGRELGGWMVANLGFLETSLGRYAEAVAVMQPVIDGLLADPDYSEIIVASCVGDAVESMVQLERLGEAQRLTDLMGRNGTRLDRAWMLAVAGRCSGMLLAARGDLAGGIRAAEAAMTQHDRVPMPFERARTQLLLGQLQRRLRKKHAASASLREALDTFERLGTPLWADRARADLARVTVNAGVAVLTPSERQVAELVASGMTNRAIAAELFISPKTVDTNLFRIYRKLSIHSRAELARWVSEQLG
- the bioD gene encoding dethiobiotin synthase, with protein sequence MSTLVVTGTDTGVGKTVATAALACAARQAGVDVAVCKPVQTGSPRDDDLADVARLAGVTALYGTWRYPEPLAPAAAAERAGMALPTRDELVRSVTAVDAKLTLVEGAGGLLVELGQGGVTLRDIARDLAAQVLVVVSPGLGTLNHTALTLEALAAQHIPCAGLVIGAWPREPGVAETGNRDALERMAAVRAVLPAGVGASSASDFESMSAAAFDTQWVTSLAG
- a CDS encoding MmcQ/YjbR family DNA-binding protein, which encodes MITVDDVRRIAAGLPRAYEVVVRDRIKFRVGRIVFVAFSRDETVMGVGFPKEERAAMAAAEPDKFMLPRPSDMRYNWIAVRLDAIDLDEVRELVVDAWRMCVPKKVAAEVN
- a CDS encoding adenosylmethionine--8-amino-7-oxononanoate transaminase; the protein is MVLQKALTPAEISAIDAAHVWHPYSTIGAEALAPVVAVGAKGAWLTLIDDGERIEVLDAMASWWTAIHGHGHPALDAAITRQLATMNHVMFGGLTHEPAARLAELLVQITPDGLDTVFFSDSGSVSVEVAVKMALQYWRSIGRGDRHRLMTWRGGYHGDTFTPMSVCDPDGGMHQLWTDVLARQEFAPQVPTDYDDGYVAAFEKQLAEHADELAAVIVEPVVQGAGGMRFHDPRYLVDLRAICDRHGVLLIFDEIATGFGRTGELFAADHAGVRPDIMCVGKAITGGYITLAATLCTRDIADTISTHEPGALMHGPTFMANALACAVGVAAVELLVEQDWRARVSTIEAGLRQGLAGAADLPGVADVRVLGAIGVLEMTKPVDLRIATPAALRHGVWLRPFRNLIYVMPPYICTDAEIAQITSAMLGVADALT
- a CDS encoding 8-amino-7-oxononanoate synthase, with translation MTRVGLSPLAWLDDVEQQRRAAGLRRSLRTRPPVGADLDLASNDYLGLSQHPAVIDGGVDALRTWGAGSTGSRLVTGNTELHEGFEAALAEFVAAESALVFSSGYTANLGAVVSLSGAGSLLVSDALTHASLVDACRLSRARVVVTPHRDLAAVEAALAARDEERAVVVTDSVFSADGVLAPLRALHDVCRRHGALLIVDEAHGLGVRGSGGRGLLHEVGLAGAPDVVMTTTLSKALGSQGGVVLGPAAVRAHLIDAARPFIFDTGLAPAAVGAAWAALRVLIDEPWRATAVLDHAAALAEMCGVAERPDSAVVSVILGEPEVALAAAAACLERGVRVGCFRPPTVPAGTSRLRLTARASLSDDEMALAREVLTEVLADLP